The DNA segment TGCACGGCGACGACATTCGGATAGCCCTGCGGATGGACATCCGCCGCTTTAATGACCTGCGCGAAAACGGAATGGGAAAACAGTATTGACGCGGTAGCCAGGCACAGGGAAGCCGCGAGCGGCTTGAGAGTCACTTTCATCGGGTCAGCTCCAGAGGTTGAGAGGGTAGCGTTAAAACATTGTTTTAGTTTTTACGCTTAAACCGTAGCCGATGCCCTGAAAGATGAAGGTGAAGTGCTTCACAAAAAAGCAGGAAAAATTGAAACGATGGTTTAAAAATGTCGCAGCGGTCACGCCGGTTTTATCCGGCTGAGACTCAATGCTTTTTACGCAGCAAATAGCGATACGGCAGCGAATCCGTCTCTTTCGCCATCAGCTCATGTTCCATAAACGTACAAAAGCCAGGAATATCGCGGGTTGTCGCCGGATCGTCGGCAATAATCAGCAGCGTTTCGCCCGTTTGCATGTTACGCACGGTTTTACGCACCATCATTACCGGTTCCGGGCAGCGTAGCCCCTGGGCATCAAGCGTATGGTCGGGGGAGGAAAACAGATCGGTCATCTTCGTCTCATTCACTAAAAAAACGGCTGTAGTTTACGCCCTGTTTGCCCGTAAGCAAATCAAGTTAACGATTGCGTGAAAAACAACCATTGCAATACGTTTTCAAAGCAGTATGATGCGGCGGTTTTATTGGGTTCCCTCACCCCAAATATCGATCAAAAAGGTACAATATGAACTCCTTTACTCAAATACAGCGCGTAAAAGCGTTGTTCTGGCTATCGCTATTCCACCTACTGGTGATCACCTCCAGTAACTATCTGGTACAGCTTCCGATCTCTGTTTTCGGGTTCCACACGACGTGGGGCGCCTTTAGCTTTCCCTTTATTTTTCTCGCGACCGACCTGACCGTGCGCATTTTTGGCGCGCCGCTGGCACGACGGATAATCTTTGCGGTGATGATCCCGGCGCTGCTCATCTCCTATGTCATCTCATCACTGTTTTATATGGGTTCCTGGCAGGGATTTGGCGCGCTGCTGCACTTCAACCTGTTTGTCGCGCGTATCGCCACCGCCAGCTTTATGGCGTATGCGCTGGGCCAAATTCTGGATGTACACGTCTTTAACCGCCTGCGCCAGAACCGCCGCTGGTGGATGGCCCCCACGGCCTCCACGCTGTTTGGCAACGTCAGCGATACCCTCGCCTTCTTCTTCATCGCTTTCTGGCGCAGCCCCGATGCCTTTATGGCCGAGCACTGGATGGAAATCGCCCTTGTCGATTACTGCTTCAAGGTGCTCATCAGCATTATTTTCTTCCTGCCGATGTATGGCGTATTGCTGAATATGTTGCTGAAAAGGCTGGCAGATAAATCTGAAATCTCGGCATTGCAGACGAGTTAAAGGTTCATTTTCCGAGTTGTGATAAGATGGATGAATGAGCCGTTATGGCCGTTTATCGAAAGGAAGAAGTCAATGCGCAATCTGGTTAAATATGTCGGTATTGGCCTGCTGGTTATGGGGCTTGCGGCCTGTGATAACAACGATACCAATGCTCCGGCAGAGGGAACCTCTACGGAAAGCAACGCAACCGGACAACCTGTCAGCCTGCTGGACGGTAAGCTGACGTTCTCACTGCCAGCGGATATGACCGACCAGAGCGGCAAGCTGGGCACTCAGGCCAATAATATGCACGTCTACTCTGACGCGACAGGCCAGAAAGCGGTGATCGTGATTGTTGGCGATAACACCAATGAAGACCTCGCCGTGCTGGCGAAACGTCTGGAAGACCAACAGCGCAGCCGCGACCCGCAGTTGCAGGTCGTGACCAATAAAGCCATCGAGCTGAAAGGCCACACGCTGCAACAGCTGGACAGCATTATCTCTGCGAAAGGCCAGACCGCGTACTCTTCCGTACTGCTGGGCAAAGTGGATAACCAACTGCTGACCCTGCAAATCACGCTGCCAGCAGACGATCAGCAGAAGGCGCAAACCGCCGCTGAAAACATCATTAACACGCTGGTTATCCAGTAACGGTTAAGACGATGACACGGCCTCCTGCGATACCGCCGGAGGCCGTTTTTTTAACCGCCAGGTCAGCAACAGCGCAATCGCCACCAGACCCGCCGCCGCCAGATAGATAACCGGCACGCCCGCCCAGGTCATCAGCAGCCCCGCCAGCGGCCCGGTCACGCCCAACGATAAATCCATAAACACCGTATAGGTCGCCAGCGCCGCCCCCTGATTCTGCTGCGGCACCGCCTTTACCGCTACCACGCCCAGCGCCGGGAAGACCAGCGAGAACCCCGCCCCCGCCAGTAGCACGCCAATTTTCGCCATCCACGGCATCAGCGCAACGCCCACCAGCAGCAGCCCGATAATCTCCACGCTAAAGCAGATCATCGCCACGTTTAAGCCGCCTAACCGATTGATGCCATTGGGGAACAATAAACGGGCGCCCACAAACGCACAGCTAAACAGCGTGAGCGCGAAGGCGGCGCCATCCCACCCTTTCGCGTCATAAAACAGCGTGATGAAGGTGGCGATAACGCCGAATCCCGCGGATGCCAGCGCCAGCGCCATTCCATACAGCCAGACGCGCCCAAGCACAGCGCGAAACGGCAGCGGTTTGCCCTTACTGGCTTTCACCGCCGGGCGCGGGAGCGCAAACAGCACGGCCAGCAGCGCCACGCCCATGATCGTCAACGCCAGCCCCTGTAACCCGCCCCAGGCGTAAAACAGCACGCCAAGCGGGGCGCCCATCGCCATCGCGCCATACGTGACAATACCGTTCCACGAAATCACCCGGCCAATATGCAGCGACCCCACCACGCCTACGCCCCAGAGCGTTGATCCGGTTCCGGCGAAGCTTTGTCCAATACCCAGAATGACACGCCCCAGGCATAACAGCAGCAGGCTTGCAATCGGCCAGCCGCTGGCGAATCCCGCCAGGAGATAGCTCAGGCCGCTCAGAAAGCAGCCGCACAAACCAAAGACGACAACCTTTTTCGGCCCCAGCAGGTCAGCATAGCGCCCCGCATGAGGGCGGCTCACGAGCGTCGCAAAATATTGTAAGCTTATGACCAGCCCCGCCCAGAAGGCGCTAAACCCCATCACATCATGGACATAGCCCGGCAGGACTGCGAGCGGCAAACCGATCGTCAGATAACTGGCGAAGTTAAAAATCACAACAGAAACGATACGCAGATTGAGGCGCAATCCGCTAAGCGCCGGTTCAGCGACGGGTTCGGGCATGGGAGGTCACCACGTTTTTACAACAGTGTTTCATTTTTATCATGCTGAGTCGCGAAAATCAGTAGCAAGATTAAGAATATTGGTCTCAGACCAGGCGCTACACTTAGAAAAAATGCAAAAAGGAAGATGACATGACAACCCCTCACCCCGACAAAACGGGGATGCATATTCTGCTCAAACTGGCGTCGTTGGTCGTCATACTGGCAGGGCTCCATGCCGCAGCAGATATTATTGTGCAGCTCTTACTGGCGCTCTTTTTCGCCATTGTCCTCAACCCGCTGGTAACCTGGTTTATTCGTCGCGGCGTTAACCGCCCGGTGGCGATTACCCTCGTGGTGGTCGTGATGCTTATCGTACTGACGGCGCTGATCGGCGTGCTGGCTGCGTCAATCAATGAATTCGTCGCCATGCTACCGAAATACAACAAGGAGCTGACGCGTAAGGTTCTGCATTTGCAGGAGATGCTGCCCTTCCTCAACCTGCACATGTCGCCGGAACGCCTGCTGCAACGCATCGACTCCGATAAACTGATGACCTTCACCACCACACTGATGACCGGCCTTTCCGGGGCGATGGCAAGCGTAGTCCTGCTGGTGATGACGGTGGTGTTTATGCTGTTCGAAGTCCGCCACGTTCCCTACAAACTGCGTTTCGCGCTGAACAACCCGCAAATTCACATTGCGGGTTTACACCGGGCGCTCAAAGGCGTGTCGCACTATCTGGCGCTGAAAACGCTGCTGAGCCTGTGGACCGGCGTGATTGTCTGGCTGGGGCTGGCGCTGATGGACATCCAGTTTGCGCTGATGTGGGGCGTGCTGGCGTTTTTACTCAACTATGTCCCTAATATTGGTTCGGTCATTTCAGCAGTGCCGCCGATGATTCAGGCGCTGCTGTTCAACGGTTTCTACGAATGCGTTCTGGTCGGCGCGCTCTTTCTGGTGGTGCATATGATCATCGGCAATATCCTGGAACCGCGCATGATGGGCCACCGCCTGGGAATGTCCACGCTGGTGGTGTTCCTCTCTTTACTGGTGTGGGGATGGTTATTAGGCCCGGTAGGGATGCTGCTTTCCGTTCCGCTTACCAGCGTCTGTAAAATCTGGATGGAGACCACCAAAGGCGGCAGCAAGCTGGCGATTTTACTGGGGCCGGGTCGCCCGAAAAGTCGGTTGCCCGGATAATTAATTTACCTACCAACCAGGGTAGTTTTTATCTACGCACCTGCCCGGTAAACTGTCATGCGTTTTAAATATATGTGGCAGTTTACCTTAAATGAAATATGTCCTGCCGCCCGTTATTTAATAAATAAGAAACAGCATTCACCGGAATAAAGCGACTTAACTCAAACAGATATAACAATATCGCATTCAGCCGGTTTTCGCGTGAAATGAAAAATGCATAAAATAAAAACCGACGCCATTATGGCTGGCGTTCGTTATTAATAAATTAATAAGCACATTATTAGTCAACTAGTTAATTGATAGGGAGTTTTCATGAAACAATTCATTAAATGGTTTGCCGCTATTGCGGTTGTGGGTGCTCTGGCGGGTTGCGCGCGTACTGCGCCTATCGATCAGGTTCACTCCAGCGTGAGCGCGGGCCATACTCAGGAGCAGGTCAAAAACGCCATTCTGAAGGCTGGCGTTCAACGCCAATGGATCATGTCTGAAGTCGGGCCTGGCGTTATCAA comes from the Citrobacter koseri ATCC BAA-895 genome and includes:
- a CDS encoding 7-cyano-7-deazaguanine/7-aminomethyl-7-deazaguanine transporter, which codes for MNSFTQIQRVKALFWLSLFHLLVITSSNYLVQLPISVFGFHTTWGAFSFPFIFLATDLTVRIFGAPLARRIIFAVMIPALLISYVISSLFYMGSWQGFGALLHFNLFVARIATASFMAYALGQILDVHVFNRLRQNRRWWMAPTASTLFGNVSDTLAFFFIAFWRSPDAFMAEHWMEIALVDYCFKVLISIIFFLPMYGVLLNMLLKRLADKSEISALQTS
- the tusA gene encoding sulfurtransferase TusA yields the protein MTDLFSSPDHTLDAQGLRCPEPVMMVRKTVRNMQTGETLLIIADDPATTRDIPGFCTFMEHELMAKETDSLPYRYLLRKKH
- a CDS encoding DcrB family lipoprotein, with the translated sequence MRNLVKYVGIGLLVMGLAACDNNDTNAPAEGTSTESNATGQPVSLLDGKLTFSLPADMTDQSGKLGTQANNMHVYSDATGQKAVIVIVGDNTNEDLAVLAKRLEDQQRSRDPQLQVVTNKAIELKGHTLQQLDSIISAKGQTAYSSVLLGKVDNQLLTLQITLPADDQQKAQTAAENIINTLVIQ
- a CDS encoding MFS transporter, whose protein sequence is MPEPVAEPALSGLRLNLRIVSVVIFNFASYLTIGLPLAVLPGYVHDVMGFSAFWAGLVISLQYFATLVSRPHAGRYADLLGPKKVVVFGLCGCFLSGLSYLLAGFASGWPIASLLLLCLGRVILGIGQSFAGTGSTLWGVGVVGSLHIGRVISWNGIVTYGAMAMGAPLGVLFYAWGGLQGLALTIMGVALLAVLFALPRPAVKASKGKPLPFRAVLGRVWLYGMALALASAGFGVIATFITLFYDAKGWDGAAFALTLFSCAFVGARLLFPNGINRLGGLNVAMICFSVEIIGLLLVGVALMPWMAKIGVLLAGAGFSLVFPALGVVAVKAVPQQNQGAALATYTVFMDLSLGVTGPLAGLLMTWAGVPVIYLAAAGLVAIALLLTWRLKKRPPAVSQEAVSSS
- a CDS encoding AI-2E family transporter, with the translated sequence MTTPHPDKTGMHILLKLASLVVILAGLHAAADIIVQLLLALFFAIVLNPLVTWFIRRGVNRPVAITLVVVVMLIVLTALIGVLAASINEFVAMLPKYNKELTRKVLHLQEMLPFLNLHMSPERLLQRIDSDKLMTFTTTLMTGLSGAMASVVLLVMTVVFMLFEVRHVPYKLRFALNNPQIHIAGLHRALKGVSHYLALKTLLSLWTGVIVWLGLALMDIQFALMWGVLAFLLNYVPNIGSVISAVPPMIQALLFNGFYECVLVGALFLVVHMIIGNILEPRMMGHRLGMSTLVVFLSLLVWGWLLGPVGMLLSVPLTSVCKIWMETTKGGSKLAILLGPGRPKSRLPG